The Anabaena sp. WA102 genome contains a region encoding:
- a CDS encoding MgtC/SapB family protein: MSAMFLAADDWVHIGFRLILALLVGCIIGLNRQKGGRPAGMRTFMLVSMGAALFVMIPLQAEGDSSFATTNAVSRTIQGVTTGIGFLGAGLILQESPRKSEVPKVRGLTTAACVWTAAGLGAAIGCGLWQMGLLGGLLTLITLSGVKRLDRFLRFLIGQNSQELASQLNDITDDD; the protein is encoded by the coding sequence ATGAGTGCAATGTTTCTGGCTGCCGATGATTGGGTACATATAGGTTTTAGACTAATATTGGCGCTTTTAGTCGGTTGCATCATTGGATTGAACCGTCAGAAAGGTGGTAGACCAGCAGGGATGAGGACATTTATGTTAGTGAGTATGGGAGCAGCACTATTTGTGATGATTCCTTTGCAAGCTGAAGGTGATAGTTCCTTCGCAACCACTAATGCCGTAAGTCGCACGATTCAAGGTGTAACTACAGGTATAGGGTTTCTTGGTGCAGGATTAATTTTGCAAGAATCTCCTAGAAAATCTGAAGTGCCAAAAGTGCGGGGTTTGACTACAGCAGCCTGTGTTTGGACGGCGGCAGGATTGGGAGCAGCCATTGGTTGTGGTTTGTGGCAAATGGGATTATTGGGAGGATTATTGACTTTAATTACCCTCAGTGGTGTAAAGCGGCTTGATCGATTTCTGAGGTTTTTAATTGGTCAAAATAGTCAAGAACTTGCTTCACAGCTAAATGATATTACTGATGATGATTAA
- a CDS encoding sensor histidine kinase, with product MKLLMKIGVLAHRDIQNTLQTWQKTADYLTTELSEYDFTIVPLNFTQIGAAIEQNAVEFVIASPGIYVEFEALYGVNRPATLKQLRMGRAYTMFGGVIFCNAHCDNIQSLTDLRGKNFVAVAENSFGGWRSAWREIVEAGINPYRDFQSLQFTNSHDAVIYAIGEGKADAGTISTNVLEQMALEGKVDLKNFKIINQQTQYGEKFPFALSTQLYPEWPFAVTQETPSQLAEQVAIALLKLPKDHPAAKAAKSEGWTIPLNYQSFHECFQVLQVHPYKDFGKTTSSFELAVKGSNDGLWDWNLETNEVFFSNRWKEMLGYAEAEIPNLFQEWKQRLHPDDSDRVLTTFRQYFEGQLSTYEQEYRLQHRNGNYLWVLCRGILLRDVWNKPYRMAGSHTDITRRKQAEEELRESELQLKTQTQNLRQALKELQQTQMQLIHSEKMSSLGQLVAGIAHEINNPANFIYGNLNYLEEYVQGLLNIVQTFQQCYPQPLNAVQIAMEKFELGFVSNDLPRLLNSMRVGSERIRDIVHSLRNFSRLDEAEIKAVNIHEGIENTLLILQHRLQRNSHKPTIILNKEYGNLPIVDCSPGQLNQVFMNILSNAIDALEKTITHQPNNFIPTITIRTNVIDNRWVLIYIADNGLGMSEETKLRVFDPFFTTKPVGQGTGLGLSISYQIVVERHSGKLDFFSEPGKGTEFQIKLPLCRELVS from the coding sequence ATGAAACTCCTTATGAAAATTGGTGTTTTAGCACATCGAGATATCCAGAACACGCTACAAACTTGGCAAAAAACAGCAGATTATCTGACCACAGAACTTTCTGAATATGACTTTACTATTGTTCCTCTAAATTTCACCCAGATTGGTGCTGCTATTGAACAGAATGCAGTGGAATTTGTAATTGCTAGTCCGGGAATATATGTGGAATTTGAAGCCCTTTATGGAGTAAATCGGCCGGCAACTTTAAAGCAGTTGCGGATGGGACGAGCTTATACCATGTTTGGTGGAGTAATTTTCTGTAATGCTCATTGTGACAATATTCAGAGTTTGACGGATTTGCGGGGTAAAAACTTTGTTGCTGTTGCGGAAAATTCTTTTGGAGGTTGGAGATCAGCATGGAGAGAAATTGTAGAAGCAGGGATAAATCCTTACCGGGATTTTCAAAGTTTGCAATTTACCAATAGTCATGATGCAGTGATATATGCTATTGGGGAAGGTAAGGCAGATGCAGGAACTATTTCTACAAATGTATTGGAACAGATGGCTTTAGAGGGAAAAGTTGATTTGAAAAACTTCAAAATCATTAATCAGCAAACGCAGTATGGAGAAAAATTTCCCTTTGCTTTGAGTACCCAGTTATATCCTGAATGGCCTTTTGCTGTTACCCAAGAAACTCCGAGTCAATTAGCAGAACAAGTAGCGATCGCATTACTAAAATTACCAAAAGATCATCCCGCAGCGAAAGCAGCAAAATCGGAAGGTTGGACAATTCCTCTCAATTATCAATCATTTCATGAATGCTTTCAAGTTTTACAAGTTCATCCTTATAAAGATTTTGGCAAGACAACTTCTAGTTTTGAATTAGCAGTTAAAGGATCAAACGATGGATTATGGGATTGGAATTTGGAAACAAATGAAGTCTTCTTTTCTAACCGCTGGAAAGAAATGTTAGGGTACGCTGAAGCTGAGATTCCGAATCTTTTTCAAGAGTGGAAACAGCGGTTACATCCAGATGATAGCGATCGCGTTTTAACAACTTTTCGGCAATACTTTGAAGGGCAACTTTCCACTTATGAACAAGAATATCGCTTACAACATCGCAATGGTAACTATCTTTGGGTACTTTGCCGAGGAATACTGTTACGAGATGTTTGGAATAAACCATACCGCATGGCAGGTTCTCACACAGATATTACCCGACGCAAACAAGCTGAGGAAGAATTACGAGAATCTGAATTACAACTAAAAACCCAAACTCAGAATTTACGACAAGCATTGAAAGAATTGCAACAAACGCAAATGCAATTGATTCACAGTGAAAAAATGTCCAGTTTAGGACAATTGGTAGCGGGAATTGCTCATGAAATCAATAATCCAGCAAATTTTATTTATGGCAACCTCAACTATTTAGAAGAATATGTTCAAGGATTATTAAATATAGTTCAAACTTTCCAGCAATGTTATCCACAACCTCTAAATGCAGTTCAGATAGCAATGGAAAAATTTGAACTTGGATTTGTTAGTAACGATCTACCTCGACTACTCAATTCTATGCGGGTGGGTAGCGAAAGAATTAGAGATATTGTCCATTCTCTACGAAATTTCTCGCGCTTGGATGAAGCAGAAATCAAAGCAGTCAACATTCATGAAGGAATTGAAAATACATTATTAATTTTGCAGCATCGTTTGCAACGTAATTCTCACAAACCTACTATTATTCTTAATAAAGAATATGGAAATTTACCGATTGTGGATTGTTCTCCAGGACAACTTAACCAGGTATTTATGAATATTTTGAGTAATGCCATAGATGCTTTAGAGAAAACTATTACCCATCAGCCAAATAATTTTATTCCTACCATTACTATTCGGACTAATGTGATAGATAATCGTTGGGTTTTGATCTACATTGCAGATAACGGATTAGGTATGAGTGAAGAAACGAAGCTACGAGTATTTGATCCCTTCTTTACAACTAAACCAGTTGGTCAAGGAACAGGACTAGGATTATCAATTAGCTATCAAATAGTAGTAGAACGACACAGTGGCAAACTTGATTTTTTCTCAGAGCCTGGAAAGGGAACAGAGTTTCAGATTAAGCTTCCTCTGTGTCGGGAGTTGGTGAGTTGA
- a CDS encoding tetratricopeptide repeat protein, translated as MLKDGQGLLVTTGSAEAIAAINRFIDQSLAYGKDAKTAILEAVEADPNCALANAYAAAYHLSQESTKDWQQAQPYLQVAHRNLGKITAREQLYVEAILAWANQEIDVGIALHEEITNQFPTDLISVQQGQYHYFYTGNKEKLLEIAQKVLPNNPQKDYLYGMVAFGLEQCHQLPAAEKMALEAIALNRYDPWAHHAIGHVMETQGRTQEGIIWMENFAYTWDNCNSMLYTHNWWHIALYYWQLENYEKVLKIYDEHIWQRANKQSPKDQVGAISMLLRLELRGVDVGNRWQDISPYLYSRIDEHALPFQDLHYVYALAKAGHNNWVKEMLQSMEHHALSINPFLRRSWVKIAIPAAKGMVAHAQGDFQTTVNELKFVLSRLHEIGGSHAQRVLFAEIYQDALLCEQKQHRIYPISA; from the coding sequence ATGCTTAAAGATGGACAAGGGCTGTTAGTGACAACAGGTTCAGCCGAAGCGATCGCTGCTATTAACCGTTTTATTGATCAATCCCTTGCTTATGGTAAAGATGCAAAAACAGCGATTTTAGAAGCAGTTGAGGCTGATCCAAATTGTGCTTTAGCTAATGCTTATGCAGCCGCTTATCATCTGAGTCAAGAAAGTACAAAAGATTGGCAACAGGCACAACCATATTTGCAAGTCGCACACAGAAATTTAGGCAAAATTACTGCCAGAGAACAGTTATACGTAGAAGCAATTTTAGCTTGGGCAAATCAAGAGATTGATGTAGGAATAGCCCTTCATGAAGAGATTACCAATCAATTTCCCACTGATTTAATTTCCGTGCAGCAGGGGCAATATCACTATTTTTATACAGGTAATAAAGAAAAATTACTAGAAATTGCCCAAAAAGTTTTACCTAACAATCCCCAAAAAGATTATCTATATGGGATGGTGGCCTTTGGCTTAGAACAATGTCACCAATTACCAGCAGCAGAAAAAATGGCACTTGAGGCGATCGCCTTAAATAGATATGATCCTTGGGCGCATCATGCTATTGGTCATGTAATGGAAACCCAAGGAAGAACTCAGGAGGGAATAATTTGGATGGAGAATTTTGCATATACCTGGGACAACTGTAACTCTATGCTTTATACCCACAACTGGTGGCATATAGCACTGTATTATTGGCAATTAGAAAACTACGAAAAGGTTCTGAAAATCTACGATGAGCATATTTGGCAACGTGCTAACAAACAATCTCCCAAAGACCAAGTAGGGGCAATTTCCATGTTATTACGGCTAGAATTACGTGGAGTAGATGTAGGCAACCGTTGGCAAGATATCAGTCCTTATCTTTACAGTCGCATTGATGAACACGCATTACCATTCCAGGATTTGCATTATGTCTATGCCCTTGCCAAAGCTGGACACAATAACTGGGTAAAAGAAATGCTTCAAAGTATGGAACATCACGCCTTGAGTATTAATCCCTTTCTCCGCAGGAGTTGGGTAAAGATAGCAATTCCCGCAGCTAAGGGCATGGTAGCTCATGCTCAAGGTGATTTCCAGACAACTGTTAACGAACTCAAATTTGTATTATCGCGGTTGCATGAGATTGGGGGAAGTCATGCACAGCGAGTATTATTTGCAGAAATTTATCAAGATGCTCTCTTGTGCGAACAAAAGCAGCATCGAATTTATCCTATCAGTGCTTAG
- a CDS encoding phosphate/phosphite/phosphonate ABC transporter substrate-binding protein produces the protein MTKITKLQAVSYLAPNYFGLYQEITAYLGRVLQVEIALHQSKYDPLKDTLLFKDQIDLAFICGLPLIRYSQIAPNQLQTLVAPVMQSSRYGDCPVYYADVIVKTDSNIQKFADLSGKTFCYNDSGSNSGYHLLWRWLSQEKYPPNFWGKSLESGSHQRSIRWVVEGLADCAAIDSVVLEQELRDFPELSHHLRVVQIIGPSPMPPLVTARRLGISLIQQMQLALLQPDAQLQEIMKQFSVKRFDAVKLENYLVLNQC, from the coding sequence ATGACTAAGATTACAAAATTACAGGCTGTATCTTATTTAGCTCCTAATTATTTTGGACTATATCAGGAGATTACAGCTTATTTAGGTCGTGTTTTACAAGTAGAAATTGCACTACATCAAAGTAAATACGACCCCTTAAAAGACACTCTATTATTTAAAGACCAAATAGACTTGGCTTTTATTTGTGGATTACCACTAATTCGTTATAGTCAAATAGCACCAAATCAATTACAGACATTAGTTGCGCCTGTGATGCAATCATCTCGATATGGTGATTGTCCTGTATACTATGCAGATGTGATTGTTAAGACTGATAGCAATATTCAGAAGTTTGCTGATTTATCAGGGAAAACTTTTTGCTATAATGACTCTGGTTCTAATAGTGGTTATCATTTACTTTGGCGGTGGTTGAGTCAAGAAAAATATCCACCCAATTTCTGGGGAAAATCTCTAGAATCAGGTTCTCATCAACGTTCTATTCGTTGGGTAGTTGAAGGACTGGCTGATTGTGCAGCCATTGATAGTGTTGTATTAGAACAAGAATTACGGGATTTTCCTGAATTATCACACCATTTACGTGTGGTGCAAATAATTGGACCTTCTCCGATGCCACCATTGGTAACAGCGCGGCGTTTAGGTATCTCTTTGATTCAGCAAATGCAATTGGCTCTACTCCAACCAGATGCTCAGTTGCAAGAAATTATGAAACAATTTAGTGTTAAGCGTTTTGATGCAGTGAAGTTAGAAAATTATCTGGTACTTAATCAGTGCTAA
- a CDS encoding D-2-hydroxyacid dehydrogenase — MKLILPVETADEIEPHLPEGTVVVRVDGEGNIDGDATDAEVYFSYFYLKPTTLHRVLDAAPLLRWHHAPNAGVNHILTPKYLERNLILTNGSGVHGIPIAEFVIAYLLAYSKRLPSLYKLQNEHNWQRGLPIQELFEKTLLIIGAGGIGQEIAVRAKAFGMRIFGSSRHPKSLPNFDKVVGANEWKQLLPEAEFVVIATPLTPETKGMIDVEILRLFRPDSYLINIARGAIVDESALTTALQEGWITGAALDTVFTEPLPAESPLWTLPNVFITPHCSGNTPRVKERTLALFLDNFNRYRQGQTLRNVVDKTAGY; from the coding sequence ATGAAACTGATTTTACCAGTAGAAACTGCCGATGAAATTGAGCCACATTTACCTGAAGGTACTGTTGTAGTGCGTGTGGATGGTGAAGGTAATATAGATGGTGATGCCACAGATGCCGAAGTTTACTTTAGTTACTTTTATCTCAAACCTACTACTTTACATCGAGTATTAGATGCTGCGCCTTTGCTGCGTTGGCATCATGCCCCAAATGCAGGTGTAAATCATATTTTGACACCAAAATATTTGGAACGAAATTTAATTTTAACTAATGGTTCTGGAGTACATGGTATTCCCATTGCTGAATTTGTGATTGCTTATTTATTGGCTTATTCTAAGCGATTACCAAGTTTATATAAACTACAAAATGAGCATAACTGGCAAAGAGGTTTACCAATTCAAGAATTATTCGAGAAAACTTTATTAATTATCGGTGCAGGTGGAATTGGTCAAGAAATTGCTGTTCGTGCTAAAGCATTTGGAATGCGTATTTTTGGCAGTTCTCGTCATCCAAAATCATTACCAAACTTTGATAAAGTAGTGGGTGCAAATGAATGGAAACAACTACTGCCAGAAGCAGAATTTGTGGTAATAGCTACACCTTTAACTCCAGAAACAAAGGGAATGATTGATGTGGAAATCCTGCGTTTATTCCGCCCTGATTCCTATTTAATTAATATTGCACGAGGGGCAATAGTTGATGAATCAGCACTGACTACAGCTTTACAGGAAGGCTGGATTACTGGTGCGGCTTTAGATACAGTATTTACTGAACCATTACCAGCAGAAAGTCCCTTGTGGACATTGCCAAATGTGTTTATTACACCCCATTGTTCTGGAAATACTCCTAGAGTTAAGGAGAGAACACTTGCCCTATTTCTTGATAATTTCAACCGCTATCGTCAAGGACAAACTTTACGCAATGTAGTAGATAAAACTGCTGGTTATTAG
- a CDS encoding 4Fe-4S dicluster domain-containing protein yields MIELVSESRCIECNICVKVCPTNVFDKVPNAPPRIARQSDCQTCFMCELYCPVDALYVAPDVEPLTGINEQSLAEAQLLGSYRKNIGWGKSLTTTAKEDSTYQLLQKMK; encoded by the coding sequence ATGATTGAATTAGTTAGTGAATCCCGGTGCATTGAATGTAATATCTGTGTTAAAGTTTGCCCGACAAACGTATTCGATAAAGTACCAAATGCACCTCCAAGAATTGCCAGACAAAGCGATTGTCAAACCTGTTTTATGTGTGAATTATACTGTCCGGTAGATGCGCTTTATGTTGCACCCGATGTAGAACCATTAACAGGAATTAACGAACAATCATTAGCAGAAGCTCAACTTTTAGGAAGTTATCGCAAAAATATTGGTTGGGGAAAATCTCTCACAACTACAGCTAAAGAAGATTCAACATATCAATTATTGCAGAAGATGAAATAG